The Aliiroseovarius sediminilitoris region CAATCGCACGCTTGGGGTCTGGTTCTTCGGCAACGAGTTCCCGTTCATGAGCTGGATGTCCAAAATGGGTATCTCGACAGATGGAGCCAGTGAAAACGGAGTCGAGGTTCTGAAACAGGGATTCAACGTCGACCCGCTTCTGCAACGTCAAGCCGACTGCATTTCGACGATGACGTATAACGAGTATTGGCAGGTGATCGACGCCGGTGTGACACCGGACGAACTGATCACCTTCAAATACGAGGATCAGGGCGTCGCGACGCTGGAAGACGGTCTTTACGTATTGGAAGAAAACCTGAGCGACGAAGCCTTTGTCGACAAGATGGAACGCTTTGTGCGCGCGTCGATGAAAGGCTGGAAATGGGCCGAAGAGAACCCGGAAGACGCGGCGATGATCGTGCTTGAGTATGATGAAACCGGCGCACAGACCGAAAAGCATCAGGTTCGTATGATGGGCGAGATTGCCAAGCTGACCGCGGGGTCAAACGGCGCGCTTGACCCCGCCGCCTATGAGCGGACGG contains the following coding sequences:
- a CDS encoding ABC transporter substrate-binding protein produces the protein MKFNSVIGAMALAVTSGTAMAADDVTLQLKWVTQSQFAGYYVALDQGFYAEEDLNVTVLPGGPDIAPTQVIAGGGADVIVEWMPAALAAREKGLPLVNIAQPFASSGMMLTCWGDVGIESPDDLTNRTLGVWFFGNEFPFMSWMSKMGISTDGASENGVEVLKQGFNVDPLLQRQADCISTMTYNEYWQVIDAGVTPDELITFKYEDQGVATLEDGLYVLEENLSDEAFVDKMERFVRASMKGWKWAEENPEDAAMIVLEYDETGAQTEKHQVRMMGEIAKLTAGSNGALDPAAYERTVETLLTGGSDPVITMEPEGAWTSAITDAALN